The Urbifossiella limnaea genome has a window encoding:
- a CDS encoding xylulokinase has translation MPEPLRRVPASALVSGWDFSTGAVKALAFDLAGNVVAECRFPTDLWTEGGVSELNLMTLEGQARASTRALAARLRELGRLDDWLVGGISATHHSAGRVDTDGNPVRRAICWNDQTLARYHADGLKRLGGPDVPRDLTGGPWAVRYSLSHFVKDEATLSPADWKRTRWTLGHGPLAAAYLTGRFGVTSVSSAASTGIMDLRTNQWRREMLNALASPGYRDQAWDSLPQIIDMNEAVGALAEHVALDARLPPDVRPFVFPTLDDQAAGLVGGGATDAGHVAVILGNSAVVNSSSAALPSGGSLDAMKLNWGPYLWMRCYSNGAQFLDRVVGANPDWPKLEAAAAAVPAGCGGVAVLPFVLSEPSVGVPAPRVEWFPKQPDGAGLRLRAAFEAIAYLIALGVREHEAAGQSITRVTVSGGIARSPLMVEILASVLNKPLELLVSSEGPALGAAVTALAGYETSLRAAVGEGVPFTVADAVATMVKFRGRVEPRREWVADYATGLATFAGRIK, from the coding sequence ATGCCCGAACCGCTCCGCCGCGTCCCCGCGTCCGCCCTCGTGTCCGGGTGGGACTTCAGCACCGGGGCCGTGAAGGCGCTCGCCTTCGACCTCGCCGGCAACGTCGTCGCCGAATGCCGCTTCCCCACCGACCTGTGGACCGAGGGCGGCGTCTCCGAGCTGAACCTGATGACGCTCGAAGGCCAGGCCCGCGCCAGCACCCGCGCCCTCGCCGCGCGGCTCAGGGAACTCGGCCGGCTCGACGACTGGCTCGTCGGCGGCATCTCCGCGACCCACCACAGTGCCGGCCGAGTGGATACCGACGGTAATCCGGTACGCCGCGCCATCTGCTGGAACGACCAGACGCTCGCCCGGTACCACGCCGACGGCCTGAAGCGCCTCGGCGGGCCGGACGTGCCGCGCGACCTCACCGGCGGCCCGTGGGCGGTCCGCTACTCGCTCAGCCACTTCGTGAAGGACGAAGCTACGCTTTCGCCCGCCGACTGGAAGCGGACGCGCTGGACGCTCGGCCACGGCCCGCTCGCCGCGGCGTACCTCACGGGGAGGTTCGGCGTCACGAGCGTGTCGAGCGCCGCGTCCACCGGCATCATGGACCTGCGCACGAACCAGTGGCGCCGCGAGATGCTGAACGCCCTCGCCAGCCCGGGGTACCGCGACCAGGCGTGGGACAGCCTGCCGCAGATCATCGACATGAACGAGGCCGTCGGCGCGCTCGCGGAGCACGTCGCCCTCGACGCCCGGCTGCCGCCCGACGTGCGGCCGTTCGTCTTTCCCACGCTCGACGACCAGGCCGCGGGGCTCGTCGGCGGCGGGGCCACCGACGCCGGCCACGTCGCCGTCATCCTCGGCAACTCGGCCGTCGTCAACTCTTCATCGGCGGCGCTGCCGAGCGGCGGCTCGCTCGACGCGATGAAGTTGAACTGGGGGCCGTACCTGTGGATGCGCTGCTACTCGAACGGGGCGCAGTTCCTCGACCGCGTCGTCGGCGCGAACCCCGACTGGCCGAAGCTCGAAGCGGCGGCGGCCGCCGTGCCCGCGGGGTGCGGCGGCGTGGCGGTGCTGCCGTTCGTGCTCAGCGAGCCGTCGGTCGGCGTGCCGGCGCCGCGCGTGGAGTGGTTCCCGAAACAACCCGACGGCGCCGGCCTGAGGCTGCGGGCGGCGTTCGAGGCCATCGCGTACCTGATCGCGCTCGGCGTGCGGGAACACGAGGCGGCCGGGCAGTCCATCACCCGCGTGACCGTCAGCGGCGGCATCGCCCGGTCGCCGTTGATGGTGGAAATTCTCGCCAGCGTGCTGAACAAGCCGCTGGAGTTGCTGGTGTCTTCGGAGGGGCCGGCGCTGGGGGCCGCGGTCACGGCGCTGGCCGGGTACGAGACGAGCCTGCGGGCGGCGGTCGGCGAGGGGGTTCCGTTCACCGTCGCGGACGCGGTGGCGACGATGGTGAAGTTCCGCGGTCGCGTGGAGCCGCGGCGCGAGTGGGTAGCGGACTACGCGACGGGGTTGGCGACGTTCGCGGGGCGGATCAAGTAG